One Paenisporosarcina sp. FSL H8-0542 genomic region harbors:
- a CDS encoding MinD/ParA family protein translates to MIDQAKKLREKVLQKTPRKERRQTRIIAVTSGKGGVGKSNFALNFALSLVQQNKKVLIFDVDLGFANVDVLLGRSNKESIATMIEKDLSIWDIIEEGPNGLLFISGGSGFNEMFSLDETKMNKFFSELSSIQGSVDYIILDTGAGLSYENLRFILAADDVILVTTPEPTSITDAYSIVKMVHAKDTNVHIKLIINQCTSDKEGKQTADNFKKVTEQFLNKQIGTLGFIPSDINIPNAVKKQIPFLLAFPNCHASQAMQNVTNEFLQLPVSYKLGIKGFLLKMLFK, encoded by the coding sequence ATGATTGATCAAGCTAAAAAATTAAGGGAAAAAGTGTTGCAAAAGACACCCCGAAAAGAGCGGAGACAAACCCGGATTATTGCCGTCACCAGCGGAAAAGGTGGTGTCGGAAAATCAAACTTCGCACTGAATTTTGCTTTGAGTCTTGTTCAACAAAACAAGAAAGTCCTAATTTTTGACGTAGACCTGGGATTTGCGAATGTCGATGTATTACTCGGCAGATCCAACAAAGAATCCATCGCTACCATGATCGAAAAGGATTTATCTATTTGGGATATTATCGAAGAAGGACCGAATGGCTTGTTATTTATCTCAGGAGGATCGGGATTTAATGAGATGTTCAGCCTGGATGAAACGAAAATGAACAAATTTTTCAGTGAGTTGAGCTCGATACAAGGATCTGTGGATTATATTATTCTGGATACTGGTGCGGGATTATCTTATGAAAATTTACGGTTTATTTTAGCGGCTGATGACGTCATTCTAGTCACTACCCCAGAGCCCACTTCGATAACCGATGCTTATTCCATTGTGAAGATGGTTCACGCGAAGGATACAAATGTACATATTAAACTTATCATCAATCAATGTACGAGTGATAAAGAAGGAAAACAAACAGCCGATAACTTCAAAAAAGTAACCGAGCAATTTTTAAATAAACAAATCGGTACATTGGGGTTTATCCCAAGTGACATAAATATTCCAAATGCCGTCAAAAAACAAATCCCGTTTTTATTGGCTTTTCCAAACTGTCATGCTTCACAGGCTATGCAAAATGTGACAAACGAATTTCTTCAACTTCCTGTTTCTTATAAGCTTGGGATTAAAGGGTTTTTATTGAAAATGCTTTTTAAATAG
- a CDS encoding FliA/WhiG family RNA polymerase sigma factor, protein MLNNKLSKEELAIWGNWQKQRDPQAGEYLVERYLPLVDYIVQRFMISLPKTVDKDDIRSFAYEGLLDAFDKFNMDRDMKFETYASWRIKGAVIDGLRHSDWLPRSVRDKVKKIENAYAILEQQKNDSVTDEEVSDYLGITKAELNKTVSEAALSTMISIDETVYDEDNQVGKYSMIENDQAESPERHLTAQMIKESLSHAIGRLPEKEKLVISLCYFEELKLTEIAEVLSVSVSRVSQMHSKAILRLRSATLAIHENY, encoded by the coding sequence ATGTTGAACAATAAATTGTCTAAAGAAGAACTGGCCATTTGGGGAAATTGGCAAAAACAGCGTGATCCACAAGCGGGTGAATATTTAGTCGAGCGCTATCTACCATTGGTTGATTACATCGTTCAGCGATTTATGATCAGTTTGCCTAAAACAGTCGATAAGGACGACATTCGTAGTTTCGCATATGAGGGACTGCTTGATGCATTTGATAAATTCAATATGGATAGAGATATGAAGTTTGAAACATATGCGTCATGGCGAATCAAAGGAGCGGTCATTGATGGACTGAGGCATAGCGATTGGTTACCACGTTCCGTAAGGGATAAAGTGAAGAAAATCGAAAATGCCTACGCAATTCTCGAACAGCAGAAAAATGATTCTGTTACAGATGAGGAAGTCAGTGATTATTTAGGGATTACAAAAGCGGAACTGAACAAAACGGTTTCAGAAGCGGCACTGTCTACCATGATATCAATTGATGAGACTGTCTACGATGAGGATAATCAGGTCGGAAAATATTCAATGATTGAAAACGATCAAGCGGAATCGCCAGAACGCCATTTAACAGCACAGATGATAAAAGAATCATTGTCACATGCGATTGGCCGCTTGCCAGAAAAAGAAAAGCTCGTCATCTCACTCTGCTATTTCGAAGAACTGAAATTAACGGAAATTGCGGAAGTGCTCAGTGTAAGTGTATCTCGAGTTTCCCAAATGCACTCTAAAGCAATACTTCGTTTAAGGTCAGCGACACTGGCAATACACGAAAACTATTGA
- a CDS encoding YaaR family protein: MQTNFSNDRISKNAVESKTSDSFANMMRKSQTKLHLDSLNQLMSRVDSQGQRLAKQRTLENLLDYKNLVKQFIGESLSLGLQLSEKQSFNQSGGMKTHQLVEVIDQKLIEVQDEVLNDENEGLNTLRLVGEIKGLLVNLYM; this comes from the coding sequence ATGCAAACGAACTTTTCAAACGACAGGATTTCAAAAAATGCAGTGGAAAGTAAGACATCCGATTCTTTTGCCAACATGATGAGAAAATCACAGACTAAATTGCACCTGGATTCTTTAAATCAATTAATGTCTCGTGTGGATTCACAAGGGCAGAGGCTGGCTAAGCAAAGAACCCTTGAAAACCTCTTGGATTATAAAAACTTAGTAAAGCAGTTCATCGGGGAATCCTTAAGTTTAGGGTTGCAATTGTCCGAAAAACAAAGCTTCAATCAAAGTGGTGGAATGAAAACGCATCAATTAGTGGAAGTGATTGATCAGAAACTCATTGAAGTCCAGGATGAAGTATTAAATGATGAAAATGAAGGTCTTAATACGCTTCGTTTGGTCGGCGAAATCAAAGGGTTGCTCGTTAATTTATATATGTGA
- a CDS encoding PilZ domain-containing protein, translating to MSENRREFFRVVFHQSINAEISLDGAIFFMPVEIENVSVRGLKFISSMDIPLERQVTCRFEILGSPFLLEGSIIRKSIRLHDIEYGVGFEVNQDTSSELFKQLNYYQIRQRKGNPMEMD from the coding sequence ATGAGCGAGAATCGTCGCGAGTTTTTTCGAGTGGTATTTCATCAATCAATCAACGCAGAAATTTCATTGGATGGAGCAATCTTCTTCATGCCGGTAGAGATTGAAAATGTAAGTGTGAGAGGCTTGAAATTCATCTCATCTATGGATATTCCATTGGAGAGACAAGTAACATGTCGTTTTGAAATTTTAGGTAGTCCTTTTTTATTGGAAGGATCTATTATTCGTAAGTCCATAAGATTGCATGATATTGAATACGGTGTTGGATTTGAAGTGAACCAAGATACTTCTTCTGAGTTATTTAAGCAATTGAACTATTATCAAATTCGTCAGCGTAAAGGAAATCCAATGGAAATGGATTGA
- a CDS encoding zinc ribbon domain-containing protein YjdM, whose amino-acid sequence MSVLPNCPKCHSAYTYEDGNMLVCPECAHEWTLESKNENSNEDKVVRDANGNVLNDGDSVTVIKDLKVKGSSSVLKIGTKVKSIRLVDGDHDIDCKIDGFGAMKLKSEFVKKN is encoded by the coding sequence ATGTCAGTTTTACCAAATTGCCCGAAATGCCATTCAGCTTATACTTATGAGGATGGGAATATGCTGGTTTGTCCGGAATGTGCACATGAGTGGACGCTGGAATCAAAGAATGAAAATAGTAATGAAGATAAAGTAGTTAGAGATGCAAATGGAAATGTATTGAATGATGGTGATTCTGTAACCGTCATCAAAGACCTGAAAGTAAAAGGAAGTTCATCTGTCCTGAAAATAGGAACAAAAGTGAAAAGTATCCGTCTGGTTGATGGCGATCATGATATCGATTGCAAAATTGATGGTTTTGGAGCTATGAAGTTGAAATCAGAATTTGTTAAGAAGAACTAA
- a CDS encoding DUF899 family protein, whose product MENTSITCQPERVLGMLKINAEIEELEKEIMEKKQHLKKLKKAAPYIPVKNYEFIKSDGQSISLLELFGDCNELIVVHNMGKSCSYCTMWADGFVGVYDYLLLKAPFVLATPDSPEVQQSFAKERNWPFPMVSTIKSSFKKDMGFERDNYQYPGVSTFKKEADGVIYLVANDAFGPGDDYSSPWHFFDLLDSGVEGFNPKAVKKRMMI is encoded by the coding sequence GTGGAGAATACATCAATTACTTGCCAACCAGAAAGGGTGCTCGGGATGTTGAAAATCAATGCGGAGATTGAAGAACTTGAGAAAGAAATCATGGAAAAAAAGCAACATTTGAAGAAATTAAAAAAAGCTGCTCCGTACATTCCTGTGAAGAACTACGAGTTTATAAAAAGTGACGGTCAGTCCATTTCTTTACTTGAACTTTTTGGAGATTGCAATGAATTGATTGTTGTTCACAATATGGGGAAATCCTGTTCATACTGCACGATGTGGGCGGATGGTTTTGTCGGAGTGTACGATTATCTTTTACTTAAAGCACCATTTGTTTTGGCTACGCCAGATTCTCCGGAAGTTCAACAATCGTTCGCTAAAGAACGAAATTGGCCATTTCCGATGGTTTCGACGATAAAAAGTAGTTTCAAAAAGGATATGGGATTTGAAAGAGACAATTACCAATATCCTGGAGTTTCGACCTTTAAAAAAGAAGCAGATGGCGTCATTTATTTGGTCGCAAACGATGCATTCGGACCTGGAGATGATTATAGCTCACCATGGCACTTCTTTGACTTGTTAGATTCAGGTGTTGAAGGTTTTAACCCAAAGGCAGTGAAAAAAAGGATGATGATCTAA
- a CDS encoding sigma-70 family RNA polymerase sigma factor: MKALVKKAKSGDGEAFVQLIKQYENVLYRVASKYLNHDEDVADAMQETIMTAFEKLPTLKKPEYFNTWICKILINNCNGLLKKNNRTVQLVDMESIREKDNPALLKMELEEELSSLNADYRTAIELYYIVGMNIKEIGELLKEPEGTIKSRLSRAKAILRINHDKQKGVIGYEQRV, translated from the coding sequence ATGAAAGCTTTGGTGAAGAAAGCGAAGAGCGGGGACGGTGAAGCATTTGTCCAATTAATAAAGCAATACGAAAATGTTCTTTATAGAGTAGCCAGTAAATATCTGAATCACGATGAAGATGTGGCTGATGCCATGCAAGAAACCATCATGACAGCGTTTGAAAAACTGCCGACGTTAAAAAAACCGGAATATTTTAATACGTGGATATGCAAGATCTTAATCAATAACTGCAATGGCTTATTGAAGAAAAATAACAGGACCGTCCAACTGGTCGATATGGAAAGCATTCGAGAAAAAGATAATCCTGCTTTATTGAAAATGGAGCTGGAAGAGGAACTGTCTTCCTTGAATGCAGATTATAGAACGGCCATTGAGCTGTATTACATCGTCGGGATGAATATCAAGGAAATTGGCGAGTTGCTAAAGGAACCCGAAGGAACAATCAAGTCACGACTTTCGAGAGCGAAAGCCATACTACGAATCAATCATGATAAACAAAAAGGAGTGATTGGCTATGAGCAACGAGTTTAA
- a CDS encoding DUF4179 domain-containing protein, with protein sequence MSNEFNDEFVKEIPDHVRQRLDQTYEQIRFQSIKKKKHIIWTRMATAACCLLIVGVASTSEPVKAAIFGIFKFNDSGIEQAVKAGFAEETDQSATNENVRITLDSYFSDNNKMGFSFQLQFKDLTLLGEEAERLSLDVRLKNGDGEYIVELIPDTKPLYGKSEYSAGVHVMNPFIEQETGKAQFDTVFESTEGNFPALSNAIIEVESINVQYANGEFKKIEGEWNLPLKEAAKPFEVVEYVAQESDKIKLVKANGNPTSLSLTISIDGEPTETPFAIMKVVDEQGIEYEAGSTNMTVKSEQTIISTTFPISSFVHAEKLQLIVGNEQVELTKKND encoded by the coding sequence ATGAGCAACGAGTTTAATGACGAGTTCGTCAAAGAAATTCCGGACCATGTGAGGCAAAGGCTGGATCAAACCTACGAGCAGATTCGCTTCCAATCTATAAAGAAAAAGAAACATATCATTTGGACGAGAATGGCTACAGCTGCCTGCTGCCTACTAATTGTCGGGGTAGCCTCGACAAGTGAACCTGTCAAAGCAGCGATTTTTGGAATCTTCAAGTTCAACGACTCAGGAATTGAACAAGCGGTGAAAGCCGGGTTTGCAGAAGAAACCGATCAATCGGCAACGAATGAGAACGTGCGGATTACACTCGACAGTTACTTCTCGGATAATAATAAAATGGGATTTAGCTTTCAGTTGCAGTTCAAGGATCTAACTTTGTTAGGTGAAGAGGCAGAAAGGTTATCCTTGGATGTGCGTTTGAAGAATGGTGATGGGGAATACATTGTGGAACTGATACCGGATACAAAACCTTTATACGGCAAAAGTGAATATTCAGCTGGCGTGCATGTTATGAACCCGTTCATTGAACAGGAAACCGGTAAAGCCCAATTTGATACGGTTTTTGAATCCACGGAAGGTAATTTTCCGGCATTGTCCAATGCTATTATCGAAGTGGAAAGCATTAATGTTCAATATGCAAATGGAGAATTCAAAAAGATCGAAGGGGAGTGGAACTTGCCTTTGAAAGAAGCTGCTAAACCATTTGAAGTCGTGGAATACGTGGCACAGGAATCTGACAAAATTAAGTTAGTAAAAGCGAATGGCAATCCAACATCCCTTTCTCTGACCATTTCTATAGATGGAGAACCAACGGAAACCCCATTCGCTATTATGAAAGTGGTGGATGAACAAGGAATAGAATATGAGGCGGGTAGTACTAACATGACGGTCAAGAGCGAACAAACTATCATTTCAACCACGTTTCCAATCTCATCTTTCGTTCATGCGGAAAAGCTGCAATTAATCGTGGGGAACGAACAGGTGGAACTGACCAAAAAGAATGATTGA
- a CDS encoding ZIP family metal transporter translates to MIWLASIWAMGTIFTAFGFGLGGIIAWGIRGLKKNTDTVLCLCAGLILGLLSFEVAPEAIELGNWFTFNGGFLAGVLLFNFLHGFFRFHVVREKGGKKRVAFYTGVMLLIGISIHNIPIGISLGAVQDTSLSRSILQIILLHNIPEGMIVFTPLLVAGVRKRTLLIFSMLVSLPVAGGAYVGSKLGMDYPLLWSTFISLSIGMIYMVTVKEILIESIHEATSKQIFILTLLGFGLIGAYFALV, encoded by the coding sequence GTGATTTGGTTGGCTTCAATTTGGGCAATGGGCACAATATTTACGGCGTTCGGTTTTGGTCTAGGGGGAATCATTGCTTGGGGGATTAGGGGACTCAAGAAGAACACCGATACGGTTCTGTGTTTATGTGCAGGGTTGATTCTCGGGTTACTGAGTTTTGAAGTTGCTCCAGAAGCAATAGAGCTCGGCAATTGGTTTACTTTTAATGGAGGGTTTTTAGCAGGGGTGCTTTTGTTCAACTTTTTGCACGGGTTTTTCAGGTTTCATGTAGTGAGGGAAAAGGGTGGGAAAAAGCGAGTCGCATTTTACACAGGCGTGATGCTGCTGATCGGTATTTCCATACATAACATTCCTATAGGAATAAGTTTAGGTGCTGTTCAGGACACCAGTTTATCTCGTTCCATTCTACAAATAATCCTCCTACATAATATTCCGGAGGGGATGATCGTCTTCACTCCATTACTTGTAGCGGGAGTGAGGAAAAGAACATTGTTGATATTTTCAATGCTTGTTTCATTGCCAGTGGCGGGTGGTGCGTATGTAGGAAGTAAATTAGGGATGGATTATCCTCTTCTCTGGTCAACTTTTATCAGTCTGTCCATTGGGATGATTTATATGGTAACGGTAAAAGAGATATTAATTGAATCCATTCACGAGGCAACATCCAAACAAATTTTTATACTGACACTTCTTGGGTTTGGTTTGATTGGTGCTTACTTTGCATTAGTTTAA